A region of the Lagopus muta isolate bLagMut1 chromosome 2, bLagMut1 primary, whole genome shotgun sequence genome:
AAGAAGCTGGATGTAATGGATGTAATGGATGCAGACAAAGTATTCAAGATAGATAAGGTGGATGTGGCAATTGAATTTTCATCCCAAatgtaaaaaatactttttgagCAAAAAACTCTATCACTTTTCTAGATCTGTATGGCTGTGCTGTCCTGTTTATATTCATGGGGAACGTGTATTTATCCAAAAAGACTCCAAAGTGTATCTGTACTGATTTGAGAGGAAACTGTTTATTGAACTGTATTGGAACGTGTCCATCCCAGAGCCGAGTGCCTCACAGAAACATTCTATGTTTTGGGACCTGCAAGCTCGCCCTGCATGCTGTCTGGTCCCCAGCCCAGGGCATGTCATTCTCTGTGAGATGACCTTTCACAGTGTGATGTCACAGTTGTTGTTGCTCACACCCCTGTGGTGGGAGCGGTGGCTCAGTCTCTTGTGGGACGTGCGGGAAGTGGACCAGAGAGAGCGTTGTGCCTATCTGGAGATATCCTGCAATGATGGAGCGGCTGAGAGCCCTTCGAGGTGAGGTCCCTCCACCTCTTGGACACCGTGACGCTGCCCGAGCACATGTGTGCCTGCAGTGCCGGTTCAGGAcgtgccagcagcactgtccttgctctgctgagtgcagctgcCTGGCGTGGTTTCCCCAGGACCCCAGCAAGGGGAAGgctttctcccctctccccaccaACCACACATTTGCCAGTGCAGCCCacctgtgctgtggggctggaggaacGCTCCTGCCAGAGCTGGCCAGATGCTCGGCCCTGGCTCCGAGCAACACCAGcggcagctgctctgctctttccttccaggtCTCTTTGCCTGTGTGTGCTGCGTGCCCAGACGGACGCGTCGCAGGGAGAGCGGCAGGGCATCAAGTCCTGTCCCTGCCTGTGCCGCGACTTTGCTGCTGCAGCGCCTGCAGGACCAGGAGGTGAGCTGGGGACGTGCGACCATCAATCCTTGCCCTGGCCCAGTGCCACGGTCCCTTGGGTGCCAGGCCCCAGCAGCACATCCACATAGCGATGGGTGGCAGCGGGCTGCTCCCTGGGAACAAGGGCGAAGCCAGCATGATTGGTCCCTGTCCCCAGGGTGTCCGAGCGCAGGTGTACCGTGAGCTGGAGAGTGTCCTGTGTGAAGATGACAGCCGCCTGCCATGCGGAGTGGTGaacaggctgctggcagaggtgtcCCAGGACCTGACGGCTGCCCAGGTAAGGGGTCACTGCCAAAGGCAAAGGGAGCGGCCTGCCTGCGCTGCTATTCTGCTGGCGGACGGCGGTGGCTTCGCCCTGCCGAGGGAAGGCCTTAGGAGGTGTCCTGTGCCGCGTGTCACCAGTGACTCTTTTTCAGGACGTGACAGACAACGTGAGGTTGGCTGCCAGCAATGTCCTGGTGTCTCTGGCCAGGACGCACTTCAGCTTGGTGATGGCCGAGCTCCAGGGCCACCTCAAGGCTGCGGGGGAGATGACCAAGGAGTTCGTGCTCATCACCTTGAGCAAACTGTTCAGCACCTACGGTAGAGCCCCTCAGCCTCCTGAAGTCTGTGACAATGGGGGAAAGCGGTCTCTCCCCTCTGCGCGTGATCTGCATTGAGCTGGGggatgcagggctgcagcccctcctcCCTCGCTGCTGGAGCTCTGACCATGGCCCtctctttcccctctgcagctccacagtgcaTCCCCTTTGTGTGGCTGACGCTGGCCGGCCTACGCAGTGTGGTGGACCAGGTGAGGAGCGGCCAGATGCTGCGCATCGCTTGTGCTGGTGAGTGTTGGCCCCAGAGCAGGGCGGATCGGGACAGCCCTTGCACCTCACCCTGCTGCAGACTCACAAGCTCCCTTTTCCcttgtctttgatttttttgttagatttttttaaaaaattaattaattattcatttattttttggttctgttttgttttttcagttgtgaAGCAATGGTCAGATGGAATCACGGCTCACTTGTCCTCTGGAAAGCAATGCCCCTGGCCTGCCGTGGAGAAAGAGCGAATCTATGAGAATCTTCACCAGCTCTTCTTCTccgtggtgaggcactggcaggacagcaaggaggaagaggtgagcactgctgcattcccagcccaggatggcagcagctctttctgtgcccagcaggctgagagcagaggggtGATGAGAAGGAGTGGGCTGGCTGTGCAAAGGGCCCCAAACTGGCTCTGTGCTCGGGGCTGGATCTCCCTGCCAGGAAGCAGCCGCatgtcacagcactgtggcagggagagctggggatGAGGGTGTGGGGAAAGCCTCCCTGCCCTCCAGAGAGAGCCCATCTCCTGCTGTACAGGGGcatggggaaggggaaaagaaaagagaaagcccTCTCAGTAGGAAGGGCAGACATTCAGTCTTTGATGCTAGGCCTCTGCCATCTCTCTCCAGGACAAACAGGCTGTCCTTGGGGCTGTGGCTTCCATGATGGCTGTCCTCCTGCAAGAGGAGCTGCACATCTGGGAGCAGTTCCTCTGGCTCATGCACCCATGTCAGGAGATCCAAGACACCTGCAGGGTGGCCAAGGTGAGATGCTGTGCAGGGCTCAGTGTAGACATGGTCTACTGCACTctcttggtgctgctgggagggggggGACAAACAAGAACACCTGTACAGGAGCTTTTCCCAGCAGACAAACCATTGGGAAAAGTTTTTCTGCTCCCAAGTGGCTAGATGTGGCTTcagcccttccttcctctcctggtCTCTTGCAGAGCCTCACTACCTTCCTGGAGGTCTTAGAGGGAGTTCAGTCTGTCATCCCCAGGGACAAGTTTCTGGCCATCACCAGTGCTGTGTTCTACCAGGTAAGGGGAGCCTATCCTTGTGCCCACACACTTTTCCCCTTGGCTAAGTCTCAGGAGGACTGCAAGTCTCTGAGCCTCTGACGGCTGCTCAGCCCTATCTGCTGCATGCCcaaggctgctgcagagccgTGTGTTTGCCTCCCCCCAgggatgctgtggggcaggctgggTTTTGTCTGCATGTCCTCTTCCCAAGAGTGccaaggaagaggaaagctgggcagcacagcttctTTTCCGTCCTCAGTGCTGTTGTGATTTTCTCAAATGGACCTTGTTCCCACAGCTCtctgatgacaccaagcagcACAGCGAGGCTGATAGCGCAGAGCTGACccactgcatcctgctgcagggtaAGGAGAGCAGTTTTGGCGGTGCTTGGCGGTGCCCTGGCCAAAACCTGTCTCGCAGACCTCAGCAAGGGGCACGAGTTGCTTGCTAACACAGTGCGggatttcctccctgcagcccgAATCTGTCCAGAGGAAACCATCCTGTTTCTTCAGTCGCAGCTGGAGAATGAATGGGAGCCTGGATGTGTGGCAGCCCTGGGTCTGCTCGGCGCTCTGGCTCGCTCTGATGGTCAGTACCATGGATCGGGTCTTTTCCAGGGATCCCTTTTGCCACCTGGGTGGTGCCTCCACGCAtgcttctgtgcttctcttGCAGAGCCCGTTGTTACAGAGAAGCTGCCCCTggctgcagaggctgtgcagcGTCTGTGCAGTGACCTCAGGTTCCGGGTGAGCTGGTTTGGGAATGGAAAGCGCTGTGGGGGTGGGGATGCTGCTGCCAAcacgggcagggctggggtgaccagggaggtgctggggcattAACCACATGGTGGCAATGGCTTctgtggggagagcaggaggagTGGAGCGGGCAGGTCCCTGTGCTGCGCATGGAAAGCACACAGCACGCTGGTGCTAAGGCCTGGCCCTCACGTCAGGAGCCAAggcttctcctctgctcttgtTTTCTCTGCCCCTGCCCAAAGGGCTGTCCCGATGAGCAGGtggcttccctttgccttctgacCAGGAAAATCACACACAATTGACCCCTGGCAGGTGCGGAGGGccattctgtatttcatcaagGATCTCCTCAGTGCTGACACccggagctgctcagcctgggatgtggtggggcacATCTTCAGAGAGTTCAGCCGCGCCACGGGAAGAAGGGTAAGGACAGTGGGCAGCATCTTCTTTTGGGAgacctgtgctgctcagaggctggCACAGAAGCAACGCTTTGGCAACATCTGAGCTGAGAACTGAGAGTAACCCTTGTTTCAACAATACTGTTGTGCAGGCAGCCGGAGACCTTTCTGCCCAGGAAGCTCAGGAGGAAGGAGCTCTCCAACAGCTGTGCATGGACATCCTGGGGTCACTGGATGTCTCTGTGAGAGGGATGTCCAAAGTAAGTCAcattctgccctgctgctgctccttgcctTTGCACCACGTGTTCCTCGTCCCATTCCAACACCCCAGGTCTCTCCTCCAACGCGCTCACAAGACACAGCACACAAGACTCAAGGAAATTCACAGAGTCCCATTCACCTCTGAGCGCAGGCAGGAATGCTGACATGCCTTGTTCTCTACAGCTCCTGTGGCCGCggctgctgctctttgtggTGCCAGCCCAATACACGGGCATGCTGATCCCGGTCTCCCACTGTGTCCAAGCACTGGCTGAGAGAGAGGAACTGACAAGGCGGGAGATTGAAGAGTTGGATCCCCATTTCCTCAGCTCCATGTTTCAAGGTAGGAGCAGAACTCCCCCCGTGAGCTCTGCTGACCTGTGTTAGCACCCAGAAGGGACAGCGGAGGTGCGTGTGGCAGGGCATGGCGTGCCTCGGAGTCTTACTCAGTACTTCTTTCTCCCCGCAGGCCCATGGCTGACTCCCCAGACACTGCTGGTGCGCCTGTTGGTGAGTAGATGCTCCAGAGGCCAGTGCCACAAGCCCCGAGGAAGAAGCAGCATGGCTATGGGCAAAGCTGTTGGCTGCTCCTTGCCCATCAGGGCAGAGCCAAGCTGCTTCCCTCCTGGGGGAAGCCGCCgctgctcttgctgcagcagTAACCCTGCTTCTCCTTGCTCTCACTCAGGTGGTGGCAGGGAGCCCTGTTGCAGGCAGCGAACTGCAAGCCGCTGCCTTAGTGCTGATGCAAAAGCTCCACAGCAGAATCCACAGAGCAGTGGGGGCCATGTGGGATGCAGAgatccccctgctgctgcagtgtgtccAAGGTAAAGTACTGGT
Encoded here:
- the LOC125688976 gene encoding maestro heat-like repeat-containing protein family member 2B, which codes for MLGPGSEQHQRQLLCSFLPGLFACVCCVPRRTRRRESGRASSPVPACAATLLLQRLQDQEGVRAQVYRELESVLCEDDSRLPCGVVNRLLAEVSQDLTAAQDVTDNVRLAASNVLVSLARTHFSLVMAELQGHLKAAGEMTKEFVLITLSKLFSTYAPQCIPFVWLTLAGLRSVVDQVRSGQMLRIACAVVKQWSDGITAHLSSGKQCPWPAVEKERIYENLHQLFFSVVRHWQDSKEEEDKQAVLGAVASMMAVLLQEELHIWEQFLWLMHPCQEIQDTCRVAKSLTTFLEVLEGVQSVIPRDKFLAITSAVFYQLSDDTKQHSEADSAELTHCILLQARICPEETILFLQSQLENEWEPGCVAALGLLGALARSDEPVVTEKLPLAAEAVQRLCSDLRFRVRRAILYFIKDLLSADTRSCSAWDVVGHIFREFSRATGRRAAGDLSAQEAQEEGALQQLCMDILGSLDVSVRGMSKLLWPRLLLFVVPAQYTGMLIPVSHCVQALAEREELTRREIEELDPHFLSSMFQGPWLTPQTLLVRLLVVAGSPVAGSELQAAALVLMQKLHSRIHRAVGAMWDAEIPLLLQCVQGKEESFPDSAAWERRLLKFLRASVETVEDEAWTKGLSCELSRSLSSCPSSSGEKSFLYKALGTVLGACKGVLHIQEKLLQHLQEANAEEPSEAQGMISLLSHAAESNFRAVLDTLTMFSSRLCKGRNSRISRHKKMELDSTRAHATRSALMLAHGSLALCASKEELLAHVEGDIVGNILLLYSCSCQDLQNKLALVQSITNFSSAFHAVGDCFNLSLKGKLLEILMDLLKRYHSGIPVSPVPLKVVLALEELSKLKPSGEAKDMCEMLALCCKSIVTHPSAKMMLKIRKSQQAARYLQLLQTSLKALGRLMAALLETEPTRDFFQNIIRVLRRPMTSGNVWERRRALQVCSQLLAVCEELRREDACEHFGSLVGFLAPLTCDPMPTSRQLAVTCLSSLLRIQAKVTNRVIEMGDPGSLCEGLHACSTVCQLRASSKIARMVCRNFPMERTIDFLMAIKETFQKAKGMRVRAAGQWMITFLQMYRKDICRDVPLILYILRSCTSSTQQSMFMPFVCQAVVILTRCHTEVAIDNFSRLLGPTDSDTWRRIREFCLQRWRP